Proteins from a genomic interval of Quercus lobata isolate SW786 chromosome 11, ValleyOak3.0 Primary Assembly, whole genome shotgun sequence:
- the LOC115969231 gene encoding 60S acidic ribosomal protein P3, with protein MGVFTFVCRNSGDEWTGKSVSGDLEASAGSTFDLQRKLVQTALSSDSSGGVQSSFSFVTPSSAVFQVIVGAPAAAAFVGGGAASAPSGGAAPAAEEKKEEKKEEKKEESEDEDMGFSLFD; from the exons ATGGGAGTGTTCACATTCGTGTGCAGAAACTCGGGAGACGAATGGACAGGTAAATCTGTATCGGGAGATCTGGAGGCTTCAGCCGGATCCACCTTTGACCTTCAGAGAAAGCTCGTTCAGACCGCTCTCTCCTCCGACTCCTCCGGTGGTGTCCAGTCCTCTTTCTCTTTCGTCACCCCCTCCTCCGCCGTCTTccag GTGATTGTTGGTGCTCCAGCTGCCGCTGCTTTTGTTGGAGGCGGTGCTGCATCAGCTCCTTCAGGAGGTGCTGCACCCGCTGCtgaagagaagaaggaagagaagaaagaggagaagaaaGAGGAGAGTGAGGATGAAGATATGGGATTCTCCCTCTTTGATTAG
- the LOC115966283 gene encoding zinc finger protein ZAT10-like: protein MTVEAPISAAATLLHDDNVLEPWTKNKRSKRPRLDNENPPTEEEYLALCLLMLGQGDTNSTTTTTTNSSTPPPLPLAQTDLTYKCTFCNKAFSSYQALGGHKASHRKHIGNQDSLTSIVTITNNNSNTPSNPSGKTHKCAICNKTFQTGQALGGHKRCHYDGVIPVNHNHRNFDLNFPALPEF, encoded by the coding sequence ATGACTGTGGAAGCTCCAATTTCAGCTGCTGCCACATTGTTGCATGATGACAATGTTCTTGAGCCATGGACAAAGAATAAGAGGTCTAAGCGTCCTCGTCTTGACAATGAAAACCCACCAACAGAAGAAGAATACCTTGCTCTTTGCCTTCTCATGCTAGGCCAAGGTGACACCAAttcaaccacaaccacaaccacaaattCATCGACTCCACCTCCATTGCCATTAGCACAAACTGATCTCACTTACAAATGCACCTTTTGTAACAAAGCCTTCTcgtcataccaagctctaggtgGACACAAAGCTAGTCATCGAAAGCATATTGGAAACCAAGACTCCCTCACCAGCATTGTAACAATAACCAATAACAATTCCAACACACCCTCGAACCCAAGTGGTAAGACTCACAAATGTGCTATATGCAACAAGACTTTTCAGACCGGGCAGGCCTTAGGAGGACACAAGCGGTGTCACTATGATGGTGTGATCCCTGTGAACCATAATCATCGTAACTTCGACTTGAATTTCCCGGCCTTGCCGGAGTTCTAG
- the LOC115968988 gene encoding 2-methoxy-6-polyprenyl-1,4-benzoquinol methylase, mitochondrial-like, with the protein MALRMATRRLGSKLLPRFSSTSVLHSHATSFGFKEIPEEEKSRMVGNVFSNVASNYDLMNDLMSAGLHRLWKDRLVSKLNPFPGMKHLDVAGGTGDVAFRILETLNSVKSRATQDVLDDNLHEETQIFVCDINPKMLNVGQKRALERGLGEDKSLIWVEGDAEALNYKDNSMDGYTIAFGIRNVTHIEKVLAEAYRVLKWGGRFLCLELSHVEVPIFKELYDYYSFSIIPAVGEVVAGDRDSYQYLVESIRRFPSQETFASMIAAAGFQKVEYENLVGGVVAIHSGLKI; encoded by the exons ATGGCCTTGAGAATGGCGACCAGGAGGTTAGGGAGTAAACTGTTGCCCAGGTTCTCTTCTACATCTGTACTGCATTCACATGCCACCAGTTTTG GATTCAAAGAAATACCCGAGGAAGAGAAAAGTCGCATGGTTGGTAATGTCTTCAGCAATGTTGCTTCAAATTATGATTTGATGAATGATTTGATGAGTGCTGGATTACATAGATTATGGAAGGATAG ACTGGTATCCAAACTGAATCCATTTCCTGGAATGAAGCATCTTGATGTGGCTGGTGGGACAG GGGATGTAGCTTTTCGGATCCTGGAAACCTTAAACAGTGTGAAAAGTAGAGCAACACAAGATGTTCTTGATGATAATTTACATGAAGAAACTCAGATATTCGTGTGTGATATCAACCCTAAAATGTTAAATGTTGGTCAAAAGCGAGCCTTGGAGAGAG GTCTTGGAGAAGACAAATCCCTTATATGGGTGGAGGGAGATGCAGAAGCCTTGAACTACAAAGACAATTCAATGGATGGTTACACAATTGCCTTTGGGATTAGGAATGTTACACACATAGAGAAAGTTCTTGCTGAAGCTTATAG GGTACTAAAATGGGGAGGAAGATTCCTTTGCCTTGAACTCAGCCATGTGGAAGTTCCTATATTTAAGGAATT ATATGATTATTATTCATTCTCCATCATCCCAGCCGTGGGAGAGGTAGTTGCAGGTGATCGGGATTCTTATCAGTACCTGGTTGAGAGTATTCGCCGATTTCCCTCCCAG GAGACATTTGCTTCAATGATAGCAGCTGCAGGGTTTCAGAAGGTTGAATATGAAAATCTTGTTGGTGGGGTAGTTGCCATCCATTCTGGgttgaaaatttaa